The genomic stretch aaaaacgacgggtacccgtgcgaacgcacgggtaagacactagttaatATCGAAAACTactgcaaagaaaataaaactcAATTTGTGTTACTTAGATATCCAAAGtttgtttattataatttttttatgccAAATAATTACTTTTTAAAATTGCACAGAAAAAAGTTTTGAAGGTTCACGTAGGTAGAAGAACACACAAAATCCCTAATTCAGAATTGAATTTTGCGAACAACATCAAATCTCAGAAGAAAATGGGAGATTATCACTTCATATACAAGGATCTAGATGGAGCTTCCACTCAATGGGACGATATTCAAGCCAAACTCGGCAATCTTCCTCCAAAGCCACCCGCTTTTAAACCCCCACCTTTCACCCCTGCTTCTGATCCCGATTCCATTCCCAAAGATAAATCATGGATCGATTCCAAAACCCACGATGAACTTGAAGACCTTGAAGATGATTTCGATGATGATCGGTTCCTCGAAGAGTATAGGTACCGAGCATTTTCGAttgtttttcttaaaaaaattgattttggggTTTCCAAATTCCCAATTTTTTTTATCTGGGTCGTTGTTGTTTTTCCCTGATGTGATGAAAAATTGATTAAAGTTCGATTTTTTGGGTCAATTTCATTGTTTCATGAATTTGAAAGCTTCAAACTTTTGAGTTTTTTCTGTTTTGGATCATTTTTGTTTGCCTTGGAGATGATAGAGAATGAATAAATGTGAAGATGGATTTAAGGAAATAAGTTTTAGGAGCTTAATTATCTTGTTATTCTGTTGAATATAAGTTTTTTATGCCGTTGTTTTTTCAgttttcatgtgttttaatttGGGTAGTTTTGATGTGATAGGAAGAAGAGGTTAGCTGAGATACAAGAGGCGGCTAAAGTTTTGAGGTTTGGGTCAGTGACTCCGATATCAGGATCTGATTTCGTTCGGGAGGTTTCGCAAGCTCCGTCTGATGTTTGGGTGGTTGTCATTCTTTACAAAGACGGGTATATATGGTTTAGCAGTGATTGGTTATACTTTTAATGTTATGTTTCTTGTGCTGAAGTGTGATGTTCGACAGGATTGCCGAATGTGGGGTGTTGATGCAATGTATTGAAGAATTGGCTACAATGTATCCTGCAACAAAATTTGTGAAGATAATATCCACTGATTGCATTCCCAACTACCCAGATTGTAATCTTCCCACTTTGTTGGTATACAACAGCGGAGCTGTTAAAGGAAATTATGTTGGTATGAGTAGGTTTGGGCGAAGATGCACTCCTGAAGGTATTTATTTCTCTTAGGATGCTTGCGAGTTTCACTTTTCATGTTTTCTTTCTTTGATAGTTTCCAGTTGTTAATGTTATTTCAAGTATAAAAGGTTTGGGAACAGATTCTCTTACTTTAAGCCGCAAAAATTAGTCTAACTTGCAACTATTACTGACCATTAGATCAATCACATGCTTTAAATAGTGTCACGTGTccttaaaataaattgaaaactgAACAAAAAAACACGACACGCATAACACCGTCTTCTCCATTTGCCACACTGCAACTTTCCCGCTGCACAAAATCACTGTAATCAACTACGACCACAACATCCATGCCACTGCGACCTCCCGGATACAATTCAAAGACAGTTGTATGCCCAAAAGGGCAGTCAGTTTCTTAATACTACATTTTTTATTGTCCTGCAAGAAATTACAATCACCAAGAGCAGAAAGTCCGCCTTCAGTTTGGTAAATGTTAAGAGTTCTTCAAAATCCGCTTGTAAAATCAGATTAACATGGtagagaaaaaaaggaaaatctGTATTTACTCGTAGGTATCTATTCCGGGAGTGCTCTGAATTATTCTGCTGTATTTTACAATATTTTGCACTGTTTAAGTTCTAGTCCATTGATTTGCAATTTTCTGGACTAACAATtctaaaattgattaaaattgagttttaaaaCCATAGTTTCCAACTTCCACATGAAGAAATATGTGCTGTTTGCAATGGCTTGCATTACATGTGGTTTGAGCATATGCTGCTATTCTCCTGAACATATAGACTTATCATTGTTAGTAATATACTAAAAAAACATGATAAGGTATATATGGTCAATCCATAATGATAGGGAACTAGCTATTCAAAATTAAGATTAAACACATAAACTCTTCTACATGTTCTACTTTGTATATGTGGTGTTTCATGCATGTGCCAGTCAGACTGTCATACAAATTTATTTTGCAATGAATGATTACTTTCTTTCAAATTAACCTTGATGCtttggagggagagaccaagtcTCTCGAATTTCTTGGATAGGAATTGCTTTATATTCATTCTATCAGTCTCTCTAAATTTTCTGCGATTTACTAGTTTGTTAATTCTGTATTAATGATATAAACGGTTGTTTTAGACAAATTCTGCAGAGGATTGTTCtttcgtttttgttttctttaatttaattcACTCACTATTAGTACCAGTTTCTATCATTTTGTTTAGAGTTGCCGGTACTACGTGACTTATATCTCTTTCTCTTATTattctatacaaaattatttttcaaaaaatgtcaaatattttcctatattttattaaaaattcatTTTCGGAAGCCTTCCTCTCCTTCAAAcccccaaacatagcctaaaagtTAAGACAGCTACAACTAATAAGTTGATTGATCATAAATGAGAGCACAATGATATTATAGTTCTAACTAACACATTATTTTGCATTTGAGATTAATTTAAGCAACATTTTCTTAAGGTGTTTCCATTTTACTTCTCTTCCAAATCTGGTtcctttatttaatgaatgactCTGCCTATATAACATGTCACGTTAACTTCTTTGCTTATTTTGTTACATCAGGTGTTGCATTGGTCCTGTGCCAATCAGATCCTGTACTTAATGATGGCCAGAGCAGAGATGAGGAATCAAGACAAGCCGTCATCGATGGAGTTCGCAAGAGGTTTATAGAGAAAGTCGTCGCTGATCACGAAGAGAAGGATTATGATTCATCAAGTGATTAGCATTTTTTGCTTGTATTTGTTGTTTTTCTCTCTCATTCTCTTGGACACATGCTTCTCTTTAAGAAGCTATGGTTCGATGAAGTTGAAACTATACATTTGTGAAGTTTTCTTCCTTCCACAACTTTGCTCCCCCTAAGAATCTTGTGTAGTGGGATAAAGTTTATTGTAGTATTTGTTGTAGGCACTGCTAACATAAAATGTAGTTTGGAGTGTGATTTATTTCTTATTTGCTAGTCCAGATTAAGTATTCTTCAATCTAGTATTTTCTTATAAAATTCAACATAATTCAGCAAGACATAGCAACTGCATAAAATTTCTATATCAAAAAACGGCTTTGCACAACCAAAATTCAAATTGGGATTATGATTTCATAATCTTTGGACTAAGATATTTGATTCTTATCTTTTATAGCTAAAAGGGACTATTTCATTTTATAAGCAATAAGACAAGCAATATCATCTGTTTCTTGCAAACACAACTAATGCATTTTGAAGACTCTAATGACCTTTTTTACAAAGTACACAAGAAATACTCTAATTACTATATAACTCAACACAATCACATATACCATAACAACTTGTAAGTAGAGCTGACTAGTGTTATTCGTGCCGAAACCCTGCAAAACATAATTGATTGCAGGTGCTAGCATGTTCCGAAGTTGTAATTTGTAATGGCATGTTCCAGTTGTAACTACAACTTTTCGCTTCATATATGAATTAAAAGTTGTAATTTGTAATGTCGTTGATCCATAAAACAAAGCAGTCATGACAATCTTCTGACCTGAAACATCGCCTGAAAGTCTCAATTATAGTTATCTGATTGAACaaccttcattttcttcattttacagtctcttcatttttttcattttgcagtttcttcattttctttttaataacctCTTCAAACTTACTGCTTGATAGTGAAAGAACCTGATTCAGCAATAATTTCACCCCATAACTTTTCAGGAGTGCATATCTCGCATATCTCGGtttaatccttttttctaaacTGTATCCAAAAAAGTGAGGGAATTTAACCAGCTCAGATTTAGGGTAATCCATAGTCAAAAAGAAATCCCATTTTGGCATCAAATTACCGGTCAAGCTGAAAGTGTACAATGCTCCATATCTCGAAATCATAGTCCCAATTTCTTCCAAAGAGTATCCCCTCTCCAAGAAAAATTCGGTTACGGGCTTTATATTAGCCTCAATACTAAGACCAAAATTTTGTGGACACTTGAATAGAAGAAGGCCAACATCAACCCCCAAGGAATGAAAGTATTTTACTTTTGGCCGGAGATTGTCCTCTACACTGTAACTAACAATACTAGGGCAGCGAGTTAAGATCTTACCAATGCTCTCTTCTGAGATGCCTAATTCAAGGAGAAAATCTATACTTTCCTTAATCTTCTGCCTGCTATAAGTTAGCAAGGCCGGGGAGCGGTAGATCACCTTCGCCCATTCCTTCTTGTCAACACCCAAAGTTTCGAAGAATTTCATTGTCGGCTTAAGATTTTCAGATAGACTGATTCCACATAACTGAGGCCTTTTCATGAGGATAATAAGAATTTTTTCTTGTGGCACTCCCAGTTCAAGAAAAAACTCGACCACCGGCTTAATTTTACCATCCAAGCTATAGTTTGCGAAAGCTGGGAACTTCCGTATAATAGTCCTAATCTGGTCAATTTCCATTCCGAGTTGCATGAGATAAACAACATGAGGACGAAGATTTCCCGTAGCAGGGTCTAGCCCACTCACTTGAGACACGACTTTAAGTTTCTTGGACTCTACCGCCAGACTAGGATTAGGAAGGGGAGTCGGTACGGCTGATTTAACCTTAACTGGTGGGTTTGGATAGCTTTCCACTATATCCACTAGCATATGTCCGTGCTCTTCGAAAAGCGTTTCAAGATAAGAGATAAGTACATCCCTGATTTCAAGAGTTGTAAGTTCTCTCCCTGATTAATATGTCACAGAGACCGTGATTAGCATAATCCAATGTAAAAGAAAAGTTACGAAAGATAAGTGATTAATTTGTAGCAGACCAACCTGAAAGGTACCAAGTTTTGTGCTTCGAGTGAAGCTTTGAGATAAGGTGATCAATAAAAGGATCTGATCTGTTAATGGTTTTTGTCGCCTTCGCATTGCTCAACCCTTGTTTCTTCAAAAACAAGGTCAATACAGCTTTGGCTTCTTCTTTTTCTGCTACTAATAGGGTTGGAGACAACAATTTTACGTTTAACAACTCGTTTGTTCCTGAGTAAAAAAGTGTCGTGAAAAATCTATGCTCATTAGAAATTTAGAATAGTATATTATCACATAAACCTCATGTAAATTTCAAAATCcacataaaataaacaaaattgcaTACCAGATTTTGCCTGACAAAAGAAGACCCTTCCAGAAAAAGAAACTTGAGTCCTGATGCAAAATCAGaaggatttaaattaaataattaatctaacaaaTTCTTGTTATAAGGTAAATCACCCAGAGTTTCAATAATAGTGAAACAAAGTTAACAATATCAAAATTAAACATTCATATGATACAACTCTTATTTGGTAGTTGGCAATTAAATCATACCCTTATATCCTATTTTGCAACCACAAATTCAGATAACCTACCAGTTCTGGATATGCATGTGTTGAAGTAATGAACTAGTGAAATAAATTTTGGATACAAATACACTATTGATACATGAAAATGGGAGGAAGAAgtttgaaaaggaaagaaaaagaataTACCTGGGAGTGGAAGAGAAAAACGATGTGGAATGGAAATGATGGGGTGGTTGAATTGAGGAGAAAGTTTTCATCTTTGAGGGTTTTGAGAATTGCAGTGTTTGAGGAATATTACTGCAAGTAAAAGATACAAGAAACATAGCAACGGGTGGTGCTGGTGAGTTATCCGGTGAGAGGAACGGCGGAGCTTGGCTTTGACGGTGGTTATGACGGTTCCAGTTGCGCACAAGTTTGGCTACTACTGGATTTTCTTGTCTCGACTCTGAACAGTGAACTAGTACTCCTAGCTTCTGTATTtctttcaattaaaataaattcatgtaTTTTATGGCTAAATTTTTTTGTTAGATAAAAAAcgtatttctttttaaatttatttataattttatttgacgatccttaagagcatctccaatggtgcaacccatttttgggttctttatgggtcccactagccacatcatcttaaaataatttttataatttttattttaattgtataattctaaaaagttatta from Vicia villosa cultivar HV-30 ecotype Madison, WI linkage group LG4, Vvil1.0, whole genome shotgun sequence encodes the following:
- the LOC131595266 gene encoding uncharacterized protein LOC131595266 codes for the protein MGDYHFIYKDLDGASTQWDDIQAKLGNLPPKPPAFKPPPFTPASDPDSIPKDKSWIDSKTHDELEDLEDDFDDDRFLEEYRKKRLAEIQEAAKVLRFGSVTPISGSDFVREVSQAPSDVWVVVILYKDGIAECGVLMQCIEELATMYPATKFVKIISTDCIPNYPDCNLPTLLVYNSGAVKGNYVGMSRFGRRCTPEGVALVLCQSDPVLNDGQSRDEESRQAVIDGVRKRFIEKVVADHEEKDYDSSSD
- the LOC131595264 gene encoding transcription termination factor MTERF5, chloroplastic, with the translated sequence MFLVSFTCSNIPQTLQFSKPSKMKTFSSIQPPHHFHSTSFFSSTPRTQVSFSGRVFFCQAKSGTNELLNVKLLSPTLLVAEKEEAKAVLTLFLKKQGLSNAKATKTINRSDPFIDHLISKLHSKHKTWYLSGRELTTLEIRDVLISYLETLFEEHGHMLVDIVESYPNPPVKVKSAVPTPLPNPSLAVESKKLKVVSQVSGLDPATGNLRPHVVYLMQLGMEIDQIRTIIRKFPAFANYSLDGKIKPVVEFFLELGVPQEKILIILMKRPQLCGISLSENLKPTMKFFETLGVDKKEWAKVIYRSPALLTYSRQKIKESIDFLLELGISEESIGKILTRCPSIVSYSVEDNLRPKVKYFHSLGVDVGLLLFKCPQNFGLSIEANIKPVTEFFLERGYSLEEIGTMISRYGALYTFSLTGNLMPKWDFFLTMDYPKSELVKFPHFFGYSLEKRIKPRYARYALLKSYGVKLLLNQVLSLSSSKFEEVIKKKMKKLQNEKNEETVK